ATTGGAATGAGCGTAATGTATTCATTCTGTCATCGCTGTTATCTGGAATGGGCACATTCTTCGTTGGCCTGAACACCAATATATGGTTCTTGTTTTTCGTTACGATCATCTTCACCTTTGGAGAGATTGTACGCTCTCCGGTGACACAGAGCTTTATAAGCCGCTATGCACCGGAGCATTCAAGAGGACAGTATATGGGAGCCGACAGCTTGCAGTACACAATCGGGAAATTTTTAGCACCAATGACGGTATTTCTATCAAGTTGGGTGCAGCCTATGGGAATATTCAGCATCATTTTGGCATTTGCATTCATCAGTATTGTGTTATACATATATTTATTTAGAATCTATGTGGAGTCGCAGGGGGGAGCGGGTTGACCAACAAAGGTACTACCCGATTCTCCTGATTGCAATATAAAAAAACTCGGCGAAAGATCCAGCATTTCTTGCTGATCAAATTAAACTTAGTAAAGAAAAATTAGACCCCATTATACATTTTTAGTACTATATTGGAAATGATAATTACCTAATAATGAAGGGAGATTTACACATGGATGTATCATTTACGGTAAGCAAATGGGATGAAAAGCCATTAGATCACACTAGTAAAGAATTCCCTATCAATATTGCCCATGTCGAATATGATATTGAGGGTGATTTAAAAGGAAAAGCCTTTGTTGAATATTTATTGTATTATCTAGACTCTAATATAGATGATGGTCACTTGGCCACTTCTAAAATTTCCGGATTTCTACATTTCGAAGGTACATATAAGGGAAAACAAGGGACATTTACTGCTATAGAGCAGGGAGTATTTGATAAAGGAAATCTAGATTCTCCGGCAACAATCATTAAAGCCACCGGCGACTTAGAAGGTCTGAAAGGGTCCTATAATTATAATTTTTCAGGTCAAACTAGTAAAATGATTCTAGACTTTATATTCTAAAACCCTATAGTCTATTACAATGGGCATCCCTATACTATGAGGAATGTCCTTTTCATCGAACAAGCTTGTACAATTATCGTGCTTCGTTCGTAAAAAGTGACTGCTCTTATTTCGCAATCGCCTCTGTTCGTTTAACAACTTTATTTAAAAATTAAGTATAGAATTATTGTCTCAACAACGATTATTCCTCCAATTGTTTGGTTACCATATCATTCTCGATTCCATCCATCATCCATAT
The Neobacillus sp. PS3-40 genome window above contains:
- a CDS encoding DUF3224 domain-containing protein → MDVSFTVSKWDEKPLDHTSKEFPINIAHVEYDIEGDLKGKAFVEYLLYYLDSNIDDGHLATSKISGFLHFEGTYKGKQGTFTAIEQGVFDKGNLDSPATIIKATGDLEGLKGSYNYNFSGQTSKMILDFIF